The Sporomusaceae bacterium genomic sequence GCCCAGTGGGCTGCCATCTTCGGCGGCCGCTCCGGCGACGACGAAGAAGGCGGCGGCCTCGGCGGCATACTGGAATTCGTATTCCTCGCCGTGCTCGCCCCCATCGCCGCCACCCTCATCCAGCTCGGCATCTCCCGCGTCCGCGAATTCAAAGCCGACGAAACCGGCGGCTCCGTCAGCGGCAACCCGCTGGCTCTCGCCAGCGCCCTGCAGAAAATCGAAAACTACGCCCAGCATCGCGTCATGAACGAAGCCACGCCCGCCACCTCGCACCTGTTCATCATCAACCCCTTCTCCGGCGTCGGCGGGTGGCTCACCGGCCTCTTCAGCACCCACCCCGCCACCGCCCAGCGGGTGGCGAAATTGCAGGAACAAGCCAAGCGCATGCGCTAAACAGCCCAAAGGCCCCGCGGCCAATACCGTCGCGGGGCCTTTTCTTTGCGGCCGTTCAGAAGCCCCCATCTGCGTCGCACCCGCAAGGGGTAGGCCGCCGTTCTAAGGCGCTGATGCGCCAAGAACGGCGCACTTGCTCCTCAAGTCGCTGGCTAGCGTACGTTCCGAGTACGCTTACGATGCTGTTAAACGTGCCTGTGCAAACCAATCTAACAAACTTGGTCGCAGAGGAAACGGTGCCGCGCCCTTCCGGTGCGCCTAGCATCTAGGGGCTTCTGAACGGCCTTGGCCTTTTCTTTTTTCCCCGGCAGGAATAAACCGGTCGGCAAGGAATCAATATATATCCACATGGAACAGGGAGGTAAAAAAATGAAATTCGTCAGATTTCAGCAAGGTGCGGCCATCCGTTACGGAGTGCTCGAAGGCGAAAACATCCGTATCGTCGAAGGCGACATCTTCGGCAAATGGGCCATAGGCAACCAAATCATCAACCCCGGCACCGTCAAACTGCTGGCGCCATGCGCGCCCTCCAAGGCCGTCTGCATCGGCCTCAACTACCACGGGCACGCCAAAGAAATGAATGCCGAACTGCCCGCCCAGCCGCTCATGTTCCTGAAGCCGTCCTCCGCGCTCACCCATCCTGGCGGCGCCGTGGAATACCCGGCCATCTCCCAGAACCTCCACTTCGAAGCCGAACTGGCCGTCGTCATCGGCAAAGAAGCGCGCAAAGTTCCCGCCGCCGCCGCCCGCGAATACATCCTCGGCTACACCTGCGCCAACGACGTCACCGCCCGTGACATCCAAAAAGGCGACGGCCAGTGGACGCGCGGCAAATCCTTCGACACGTTCCTGCCGCTCGGGCCTTGTATCGCCACCGACATCGACCCCGCCGCCACCGACATCAAGCTCTACCTCAACGGCGAAATCAAGCAAACATCGAACACCCGCGACCTCATCTTCAAAGTCGAGGAACTCGTCGCCTTCGCCAGCCAGGTTATGACCCTCTACCCCGGTGACGTCATCCTCACCGGCACTCCCTCCGGCGTCGGCCCCATGCAGGTCGGCGACACCGTCGTCGTCGAGCTTTCCGGCGTAGGCAGGCTCGAAAATACCATCGTCAAAGGCTGAAAAAGGTCGTAATCGACCGTCAACGCGCACAAACCGCCGGGAAAGCGATATATTATAAATATATATTGACTTTCCCGGCGAATTTGCTACAATTTATCTGGAAATTCGTTTAAGGTGAAGGAGGTATTGGATGAGTTGAACGCCTTAGGTCGGCACATCCTGGCGGAATTTTACGGCTGTGACGCCACCGCCCTCAACGACCCCGCAAAGGTGGAACGCGCCATGGTCGACGCCGCCCTCGAAGCCGGAGCAGAAGTACGCGAAGTAGCCTTTCACAAATTCAGTCCCCAAGGCGTTAGTGGAGTCGTCGTGATATCCGAATCTCATCTGGCAATCCACACCTGGCCCGAACTCGGCTACGCCGCCGTCGACGTATTCACCTGCGGCGACAGGGTCGATCCCTGGGAAGCCTGCCGCTACCTCGTCGATAGCCTCAAAGCGGCCGAAGTGGACGCCACAGAAGTCAAACGCGGCAAATTGACCGGACAGTTGGCGCAAAAAGTATCTTGAGGAGGGATTTTTATTTTACTCCTGGCAAGTAGTAGGAGATTGGCGGAAGACTGACATTCCTGTTGTACGAAGTGTACAGCAGGATATTTTTTTGTTGGGCTCAATTGAAAACTGTAAGAGTCGTTTCAAAAGCTCCAGATGCAAGGCGCACCGGAAGAGCGCGCCGCGACGCGTACTTGAGGCGTACGCTAGCAAGCGCTCTGAGGAGCAACGCAGCAGATGGATTTTTGAAATGGCGACACCGTTTTGACAAGAGTATATCCTCTCCATATAATGGTAGTGTGGGAATAGCACCCCCCACTTCGCAGCACACTACGCATAAAGATAGGAGGGGACATACATACATGGACAAAACACTCTCATGGCTCCAAGAAATCAGTGAAGTCGCCGGCCCGTCCGGCTACGAACAACGGGTCAAAGCCCTGTTGGCCGCGCGCCTCGCGGGAAAAGCCGAAGTATCCTACGACCGCATCGGCAGCATCATCTTCAAAAAACAAGGCACAGCCGAAGCGCCCCGCATCATGCTCGCCAGCCACATGGACGAAATCGGCTTCATGGTCAAACACATCACCAAAGACGGCTACCTCAAATTCACCACCCTCGGTGGCTGGTGGGAACAGGTCATGCTCGGCCAGCGGGTAACCGTCATGACCGCCAAAGGCGACCTCCACGGCGTCATCGGCAGCAAGCCGCCCCACATCCTCACCCCCGACGAGCGGAAAAAAGTCGTCCAGAAAAAAGAAATGTACATCGACATCGGCGCCGCCGACGAAAAAGACGCCAAAGAACGGTTCGGCGTCCGCCCCGGCGACGCTGTCGCCCCCTACAGCACCTTCACCCCCCTCGCCGACGAAAAATACCTCATGGCCAAAGCCTGGGACAACCGGATCGGCTGCGCCGTCATGACCGACGTCATCGAAGCCCTCCACAACGAAATCCACCCCAACACCGTCTACGGCGTCGGCACAGTCCAGGAAGAAGTCGGCCTGCGCGGCGCCAAAACAAGCGCCAGCGTCATCGACCCCCACTTCGCCTTCGCCGTCGACACCTGCGTAGCCGGCGACACCCCCGGCGTCAGCGACGACCAGGCCTCCAGCCGCCTCGGCAAAGGCGTCGCCATCTCCATCTACGACGCCAGCCTCATCCCGCTGCCCAAGCTTCGGGACTTCGCCGTCGCCATAGCCGAAGAAAACAACATCCCCTACCAGCTCGAATTCACCGAAGGCGGCGGCACCGACGCAGGGCGCATCCACATCCACGGCCAGGGCGTCCCCAGCCTCGTCCTCAGCCTGCCCACCCGCTACATCCACAGCCACAACAGCGTCATCCACCGCGACGACTACGACGCCGCCGTCCGGCTCGTCGTCGCCATCCTCAAAAAACTCGACATCGCCAAATACGAGGAACTGATAAAATGAGCGGCCTGCTGCCCTACAAAGGCGTCTGGCCGAAGCTTGACGGCGAAGTATTCGTCGCTCCCGGCGCTCAGGTCATCGGCAACGTCGCCATCGGCCAGGGCAGCGGCATCTGGTTCAACAGCGTCGTCCGCGGCGACGACGCCCCCATCGCCATCGGCCGCTACACCAACATCCAGGACGGCTCCGTCGTCCACGTCCAGGACGCCGCCCGCCCCACGCGCATCGGCGACTACGTCACCGTAGGCCACAACGTCATCCTCCACGGCTGCACCGTCGGCGACAACTGCCTCATCGGCATGGGCGCCATCATCCTCACCGGCGCCGTCATCGGCGACAACTGCATCATCGGCGCCGGCTCGCTCGTCACCGAAGGCAAAACAATCCCCGCCGGCTCGCTCGCCGTCGGCTCGCCCGCCCGCGTCATCCGCGCCGTCAGTGACCAGGACATCGCCACGATCCGCGAGTCCGCCCGCCACTACTGCGAAAAAGCAAAAGACTATACCACAATCAATACTAGATAAAAAGGGGAGAGGACCAAATGGAAAAAACACTCGTACTCGTCAAACCCGACGGCGTCGCCAAAGGCCTGACCGGCGAAATCATCGCCCGCTTCGAGCGGCGCGGCCTCACCGTAGCCGCCCTCAAAATGCTCAAACTCTCCAAAACCAAAGCCGAAATCCACTACGCCGAACACAAAGAACGCCCCTTCTTCGGCGAACTTGTCGCCTTCATCACCTCCGCGCCCATCGTCGCCATGGTCATCAGCGGCGAAAACGCCGTCAAAGTCGTCCGTACCATGATGGGGCCCACCAACCCCGTCGACGCCGCTCCCGGCACCGTCCGCGGCGACTTCGCCCTCAGCATCGGCCAAAACATCATCCACGGCTCCGACAGCCCGGCCAGCGCCGCGCGCGAAATCGAAATCTACTTCACCCCCGACGAAATCGTCCAGTAACAGGGGGCACGAAATGAAAATTTACACCAAAACCGGCGACAAAGGCGAAACCTCGCTCTACAGCGGCGAACGCGTACCCAAAGACAGCCCGCGGGTCGAAGCCTACGGCACCATCGACGAACTCGACTCCGCCCTCGGCCTCGCCCGCGCCCTGTGCGCCAAAGAAGAAGTCCGCGCCGCCGTCTACGACCTCCAGAA encodes the following:
- a CDS encoding M42 family metallopeptidase — its product is MDKTLSWLQEISEVAGPSGYEQRVKALLAARLAGKAEVSYDRIGSIIFKKQGTAEAPRIMLASHMDEIGFMVKHITKDGYLKFTTLGGWWEQVMLGQRVTVMTAKGDLHGVIGSKPPHILTPDERKKVVQKKEMYIDIGAADEKDAKERFGVRPGDAVAPYSTFTPLADEKYLMAKAWDNRIGCAVMTDVIEALHNEIHPNTVYGVGTVQEEVGLRGAKTSASVIDPHFAFAVDTCVAGDTPGVSDDQASSRLGKGVAISIYDASLIPLPKLRDFAVAIAEENNIPYQLEFTEGGGTDAGRIHIHGQGVPSLVLSLPTRYIHSHNSVIHRDDYDAAVRLVVAILKKLDIAKYEELIK
- a CDS encoding fumarylacetoacetate hydrolase family protein, producing the protein MKFVRFQQGAAIRYGVLEGENIRIVEGDIFGKWAIGNQIINPGTVKLLAPCAPSKAVCIGLNYHGHAKEMNAELPAQPLMFLKPSSALTHPGGAVEYPAISQNLHFEAELAVVIGKEARKVPAAAAREYILGYTCANDVTARDIQKGDGQWTRGKSFDTFLPLGPCIATDIDPAATDIKLYLNGEIKQTSNTRDLIFKVEELVAFASQVMTLYPGDVILTGTPSGVGPMQVGDTVVVELSGVGRLENTIVKG
- a CDS encoding gamma carbonic anhydrase family protein, with protein sequence MSGLLPYKGVWPKLDGEVFVAPGAQVIGNVAIGQGSGIWFNSVVRGDDAPIAIGRYTNIQDGSVVHVQDAARPTRIGDYVTVGHNVILHGCTVGDNCLIGMGAIILTGAVIGDNCIIGAGSLVTEGKTIPAGSLAVGSPARVIRAVSDQDIATIRESARHYCEKAKDYTTINTR
- the speD gene encoding adenosylmethionine decarboxylase, translated to MDELNALGRHILAEFYGCDATALNDPAKVERAMVDAALEAGAEVREVAFHKFSPQGVSGVVVISESHLAIHTWPELGYAAVDVFTCGDRVDPWEACRYLVDSLKAAEVDATEVKRGKLTGQLAQKVS
- the ndk gene encoding nucleoside-diphosphate kinase — encoded protein: MEKTLVLVKPDGVAKGLTGEIIARFERRGLTVAALKMLKLSKTKAEIHYAEHKERPFFGELVAFITSAPIVAMVISGENAVKVVRTMMGPTNPVDAAPGTVRGDFALSIGQNIIHGSDSPASAAREIEIYFTPDEIVQ